agactactagctgtataccctagcccagggaccagctccagaccctaaccccagactactagctgtataccctagcccagggaccagctccagaccctaaccccagactactagctgtataccctagcccagagaccagctccagaccctaaccccagactactagctgtataccctagcccagagaccagctccagaccctaaccccagactactagctgtataccctagcccagggaccagctccagaccctaaccccagactactagctgtataccctagcccagagaccagctccagaccctaaccccagactactagctgtataccctagcccagagaccagctccagaccctaaccccagactactagctgtataccctagcccagagaccagctccagaccctaaccccagactactagctgtataccctagcccagggaccagctccagaccctaaccccagactactagctttataccctagcccagggaccagctccagaccctaaccccagactactagctgtataccctagcccagaAACCAGCTCCAGACCTtaaccccagactactagctttataccctagcccagagaccagctccagaccctaaccccagactactagctgtataccctagcccagagaccagctccagaccctaaccccagatTACTAGCTTTATACCCTAGCCCAGAGACCAGCTTCAGCCTTTTACCCCAACCTAAGCCCTATCTCCAGCCCTACATCCTAGCTCTAGATCTTTCCCTTTACCCCAGTCCCAACTTCCAGCCTCCAGCCCTGGCTTCAGCCCAGCCAGCCAAGTCAAAAGTTCAAATTCTGCTTTAAACACAGCCCTGTCTGTGGGCCTATCACCTCCCCCCGCGTCGGGTCAGAGCGTGGCtggagagggagcgctgagatgagagagagacagactgcagGGTGCCCATCTGATGcccatctgatggagagagagagagagagagagacagactgcagggtgcccatctgatggagagagagagagagagagagagagagagagagacagactgcagggtgcccatctgatggagagagacagagagagagagagagagagagagacagactgcagggtgcccatctgatggagagagagagagagagagagagagagacagactgcagggtgcccatctgatggagagagagagagagagacagactgcagggtgcccatctgatggagagagagagagagacagactgcagggtgcccatctgatggagagagagagagagagagcatgcatcACTCCATCCCAACTCCACTTTGCTTTCCCGTTACGGCCCCTTCATCTAACCCctcacttccccctctcccccctccgcaTAGCCCCTTTACACAGATGTGTCCAGccgagggtgagagagagatggcctacatcctttcctccccctctcctccccccttccgtCAGCCCCTCACACATGAAAGATCTGAGGGCCAGTGGGTGgtgggtggaggatggagggccCAGCCAGACCCAGACACAACACAGGGCCGGCCAGGCTGCTCTCTTCTCCGTCCCCCTGGGCTCAGCAGCCCTTCACAGCTGGGATGGAATGTGACCTGCTCCAGATTTAATGCCAAACTTGGCCCTCCATGTGAAGGGGGGATGAGGAAAGGGGGTGGAGGAAGATAGGGGGCTGGTATAAACTAGAAAAtgacacgcacacatgcacaattaCGCTTGCCTGTGAACATACAAatacacgcagacagacagacagacagacaggcagacagacagacagacagacagacagacaggcaggcaggcaggcaggcaggcaggcaggcaggcagacagacagacagacagacagacagacagacagacagacagacagacagacagacagacagacagacagacagactggcagacagacagacagacagacagacagacagacagacagacagacagacagacagactggcagacagacacCTGCTGTCAGTCATTTTACAGGTATAGAAGCATAGCGCAACACAGAGATAAGAAGTGGATATTCTTTCAAAGGTtcatttttatttctttaccattGTGTTATGAACATCTTTATCATTTGGatttacaaaataacataacATAAGTCTGTCCATTATTGAATTGGGTGTAGCTCTAAAAGGaggggataaaaaataaataggatGTTAAGAACAGAAGTTCATATACTGTATAagcaatcatggactacaaagtGGTTTCTAGTGGAATCAAAGGAGTTGTTTGATCCACGAGCTTTACATGACATTATCGTGAGCTCAAGCACTCAAAATATATATTACAAAATGTCTCTTTCAGGATAGCATAGATACTTTAAgtcaacataatataacattcaTATTAACCAAGGCACAGAGTTTAGCTATCTGTCAGGCATTAGTACATTCATACCAAGATAAAACATTTGAATTAAAAATATTATTCAAAGAGCCATTTTAGTTTAACTAAAATATTTCCAAGGTAAGCGCTTGATATAAGTCACCACTACAGTACTATATACGGACAATTAGCTCTCCTTTCAGAAAGTGAATCCACACAAAGTATAAATCTGTCGTTGTTTTAAATATACAGGTACCTCCAGCCATTTCCATAGTACAGAGGAGCCCCAACACTTAATGTCCAAACttcagagtgaaggagagagacgagaATCTGGAATCAGCTAACAGCAGCCGTCATCTGAGAAAGTCATGGATCTTCTAGATATCTACTGTATATGGGGAACATCTGAGTGAAGGAGATAGCCAGTGGAAAATATGACAAAATGCAAACAAAATGTGTCTTCTGTGGAAACTAAAGAGAAGGTCATGGGTAGGGAAACAGCTTGTCGGATCAGTGTTAAGGTATTGGTTCAGTCCCCACCTTTAGGAGAAGGAGAAAGCAATAATCAACCAAAGCCATCATCCGGCTACTGAATGGTAAGAAACTTTGAAAAAGTCCCAGTCTACTCTTCTAGATATCTTCCCTACTGGATAGTGGGGAAATCTCAGACAATAGCTACTACTGGATGCTAGAACCAGTTTGCTTTTCTTGATATAGACAGCTCTTGTACAGGATAGTGGGGATCTCTCAGAGAGTAACTACTGGTTTGTTGGGAACTCTTTGAGAAAATCACAGGTCTTCTTGTGAATGACCTCTCGGAGCTTCCTGACCCTGCGTGCGGTGGAGCTCCCCACGAAGCTGTCGGGCTGCAGCACGGCCATGCCGTTGTGGACGTCTCCCATGATGATGAGCTGCCCGTTGGCCATGGTGATGTTGGGGCATGGGCAGTTCCAGTCCATGTTCATCAAGGTCACCTCCAAGGGTTCCTGGCCGAAGAACTTGAGGCCCATTTTCTCGTCCTTTAGGATCTCCTCCACGGTGATCAGGGCGTGGCCCGAGTCCTGTTCTTCAGGCAACTCTGTCACGCGCCCCAGGATGATGAAGTCGCTCTTGCAGAAGCTGGTCACCATCTTGCCCCGCGGTTTACACATCTTACAGTTATGGTTCTTCGGAAAAGGACACATCTCCTCGCAGGCCTCTTTGGAttcaaagttgttttcattgcctCCACAGCCGCCCCAGATGAAGGACTGGCACTGTTTGagggtgctgctgtaggcccagCGGGGCTCGTAGGCCTTACAGGGTCCCTGCAGgctggggagagagcagggagccGACAGCTCTGCCCCGCACGACAACATGCATGTCTCGTAGCTGTCAAAGTGGTTGCGGTTCTTGTTGCACTGGCTGTAGGTGAAGGTGAAGCAATTGTTCCTCTTGGCTTCGTAGTACCAGCTTATGCTCTCCTCCCCACAGTCGTCACTGTCCGGCCCCTTCAGGCACTCTTCGGCGGGGAATGGGAATGGGTTGGTGGCATTCCCTACCTCACCCTCCTTCTGGCCTGTGTCTCTCTGGATCACCGACAGTGGGTAGTGGGAGGTCACAGACCCCCCCAGGTTTTTGGCCGTGCAGGTGTAGATGCCGGCGTCCTGTTGCTGGGCATTGTAGATGACCAGCTGGCCGATGTTGGTGACCACTACGTTCCCCTGCACGTGATTGGGCCTCATCACTGTGTTCTCCTTGCCCTCCAGCTGCTTCTCCCAGGTCACCTCCGGACTGGGCTTACCTGACACTTCGCACAGGAAGCTGGCTGTCTCGCCCACGAACACAGCCTGCTGAGTGGGGTTGCTGAGCATCATTGGAGGATGGATGTCAGCCGGGGGGGTGGTCTCAAGGAGGGCAGTGGTTGGCCGCAGGGTGGTCTCCATGGGCAACGGGCTGGTGTTTGGCCAGGTGAGGTGGTACCTGCAGAGGtgatgtcagagagagaagaatagatgAGTTACCACAGTAATGTAATCTACCTTGAGCTGGGTGTGTGATAGACAAAGGTTGGTACAAGAAACTCAAATGCATAAAACAAAAGCTAAGTGAAACGCTAGATTGAGTGAGCATTACTCCTGTGTAACTACAGAGGAATACAGATCTCATACAAATACAGAAATATAGGGTTATTATGTCTACAGTTATAATTCAGAATCCCATCTATTCATTTTCAGTTCCTGTTGCCATAGAGATGGATATCAACATAACAAAGCAGTCATAGCACAACAAAACAGTAAACACCGCAGTCTATTCAGAACTTTTCTGTTAACATGTGATTAATATGGGAGTCTATACATAGATGTTTCCTGTTTACCTGCAGGTGACCACAGAGATAGAGATGCCCTTGGAGCAGGCCTCTGCATCCATGTAACACTTGTTGTAGTAGGTCATACCGTCTGAGGCACATGTGAAGTGGGGCTCTCTCTCACAGCGGTCCCGGCACTTACACACGGGCTGGCCCTCCCAGATGTCACACTCGGAGCCCTGCTGCGTACACATGAACTTGTCACACTTGACCCCTTTTGGCATGCCAACCGGCCCCTTCTTGCCCTTAATGTCCATGTAGCGCGCCGCCACACAGCTCTTGTTCCCACACACGTTGTTGCAGCATTTCTCAAAGTTTTCACAGTCCTTGGGGGTGATAGGGGATACATGGGAGGTGTTCTGTTAGGATCAGCATGTTTCAGTTCATTATGCACTCAGGGAACATATAGGATGTTAAGGAACTTGAGAGTGATGCACTTTCTAATGTAATGAAACAATACTATGCAATGTGAGGTTGGTATTGTAGGCTATACATTTTACATGCTTACTTCTCAATATCTCATAATGCAGAGTAATTAAAAGTTATTAGATTCAATATtcatgggtggcaggtagcctagcggttaagagtgttgggtcagtaactggtatggtcaggtagtctagcggttaagagtgttgggtcagtaactggtatggtcaggtagcctagcggttaagagtgttgggtcagtaactggtatggtcaggtagcctagcggttaagagtgttgggtcagtaactggtatggtcaggtagcctagcggttaagagtgttgggtcagtaactggtatggtcaggtagcctagcggttaagagtgttgggtcagtaactggtatggtcaggtagcctagcggttaagagtgttgggtcagtaactggtatggtcaggtagcctagcggttaagagtgttgggtcagtaactggtatggtcaggtagcctagcggttaagagtgttgggtcagtaactggtatggtcaggtAGCCTaccggttaagagtgttgggtcagtaactgaaaggttgctggtttgaattaTTGAGCTGTCTAGGTGAACAATCTGTTGACAACAAATGTAATATTGTGGGCATATACACCAGTGTCTGCTATTTCCAAAAACTGTAGTCTATGAACACGTATCTGATTGAGGAGATCTTCAATCTAATTCAAAGAGAAATTCAGGAATAAACAACAGAGGCAATGTGGTCACAAATGAATTTGAATGGCCAAAAACAGTGCGCAGTGCGCATGTCCCACTTATCTCCACCTTTCATTCCATGAATTAAATTGCAGAAACTTTATGTAGAGAAACTTTTGACAGACTAAAGTGTCCCCTATTTGTCTCCAGCCCGCGAGGAAAACTGATCCCAGAAACTCACCCGGTCCAACTCGCACTCGCGCATACAGGTGCTCATGGCGTCCACCCACAGGTTGGGGTTCATCTCGTTGGGGCACATGCCCGCGTGAGAGTACACCACTTTGTTGGGCATGGACATTGGCATCGCTTTCACCCTCACACAGCTGTCTATGATCAGGAGCAAGACGTAGCACTGTCCAAAGAGAAACCAGATCCATCGAGGAAACAACATCCACCACATATCCAGCGCGTAACGGGACTTTCACAAGGATCCCGAAGAAATAAAACAAGATCCGAGGAGCGTCGAAGTTAGCAAATTTTCCCGATGAGTGCAAAACTATTAAATGGTCATAAATGACAAAGCCAAAGGGAGAAATTAAGTTGAAATGTAAAGTCAAATGTGATTAAACGGTCAGGAAGACGTGTGGTCAGTGCGGAGTGTTGCTGCAGTGAAGAACTCCGTCAGTCCGCAACGTTTAATAGTCTGGAGAGATTAGGTGGTATTTGAACCCTATTACTTAAAATCTAACTACATGAATTACAGTGGCTAGTCTACCCCGACAGCAAATCCCAGGCGAGTTACAGTTCTGATGAAAATATTAAAAAGTCCGTAGCAGCAGCAGGCTCGAGCAGGGACCTCCGGCAAAATACCTGTGCTGTGCGCGTGTGGTGCGCAAGGCGCGTGTTGACACCTTTTCCCCCTTTGTGTGAATAGTTGGACCACCTTCATTGTAGCCCACTATGCAGTACTGTAAATGTGGAAAACATACTGTGGTAACataaaaacaaattatattcATACTGATACAAGTATTTTTATATTAACACAATATTTACTCTTGTGTTGATACACATGTAGGTATTTGGATAATAATATCTAAACAGTTAACTATCTGGATCAATATGGCCTTATTGAACACATTGCATAGTGCTTTTTTCAACCTTTCCCAGGAGTGGGTTTACATCTTCAGAGATGAATCAGTAAAACCATGTGGAATGAGCTTAATACATCCATAATACTTGCCTGGGGAAGGCAAGGGTCGAATTCTTGGAGATCTTTGCTCTGAGACTTCTCTCctgctactgtaggttatatgATACTCGGTGGAATGTAGCCTAGCAGTTAGCGCATTGGGCcactaaccgaaaggtcgctagttcaaatcccagagccgacaagGGACGTGCTCTTGAACAAGGGACTTAACCCTAAAATCTCCAGGGTCGCCATAGACAATGGTTTTCCCCACTCTccaagggtgtctcagggagagttgcgATATGCAAAACACATTTCCTATTCACAGAGTTGTAATATGCAAAACACATTTCCTATTCACACatgcatataaaacacacttgtacatgtgtgaaataggacaaatataagcactgACTAAATTATGATGACTATTGTAGGTCgtactatactgtatgaatgGGTCACACTATGGGTCTCCTGGTGATGGCACCATACCCAGTGATATTTTTCACAGACACAGTATTTTGTCACCAAGCTTGGGtaagttactttctaaatgtaatcagttacagttactagttacctgtccaacatTTTAATCAGTAACTTAACTTTTGGactacccaaactcagtaacataatcGGATTACTTTCAGCTACTTTTGGACTACTTTacctttaagaggcattagaagaagacaaaaatgatccatcaaatgcatttggtgtgtcatcatagtcgTCTCTGACGTGTGATCAGACTCCCTCAGCTgcaacaaacttaaacttgctcctttttcaatgctgaattgaatatCATTGAGAAAACAGATAGATGGCATAATGTATTTGTTTTCACAAACATCCTCTCTGAATTTTAAAGTAATCCAAGAAGCAATCGTCTATTCTTTTTCTAAAGTATCTgcaatctgattacaatatttttgcttgtAACATAAttgattacattattattatttttttatgtaatcagattacatgtaatttACATGTAACCAGTTACTCCCCAACTCTGCTTGTCATCCTGGGGTCAAAGGTTTGTATTGAACTCTGGAGAACGCTCACACATCTCCCTACTTGGCCACTGATGAATATGCCTCATGATTATGGAAACATCAGCAACACCTTGATCCTCTGTCATAAGACCTGTATAACACTGACAGAACCTTGGCATGACACGCTATAAACAGTCAACAGAGGACTCAATGAAGAAATTAGTACACAATGTTTTGAAGTGTCGCAAAGGAACAGCCTACCTTAAGAACAACTCCCTTTCTGCCTAATTTCCCTTTTCCGAGACCTCTCAGCCCATCTACTATCACTGTTCTGAACATTAGTTCCacgggaggctgctgaggggaggacgccacataacaatggctggaatggagtaaatggaatggtatcaaacacatggaaaccagatGCTTGATGTGTTCAATACCATTCCATGTATtcctttccagccattactatgagccgtcctgtGGTTAGTTCTGAAAGAGAGAGGGTCCATGATGTTCACACACAGAGGTACAACAGGATCTTTCCCATAGCTGTCAACCCAACATTCTATGGGACATGGATTGAGTGGTCTGTATGCATGTGTAAATCTAAATCAGTCTCTCTCCATCCAGTCTCCTTCCAAGTGGAGTCCCTGCTGTGTCTAAGAGGCCCAGGCCCCTGCAGCTCTAACTTCAGTCAGAGCCCTCACTGACCCACTGACCAGGCACACTGGCAGACTAGCAACCTGCtgctcacacacataaacacacacatacagactccacacatgtatgcacacacattCATATATTCCACAAACACACTCATACATGTGTATATACAAAGTGTGTGATcgcttgcgcacacacacacacacacacacacacacacacacacacacacacacacacacacacacacacacacacacacactaaaacacaagctAACACACTAACGCGCGCAAGTGCACACGCatatttagacacacacacacacacacacactaccataatCTGAGCAACAGTACAAAGTGATCCCTTTTCTCACAACATGCATTCAGACGGTTTGATGCCTCCTCACCCCCAGCCTCCCCCTCCAGCCCTCACCCCTGGGAGGTTGAGACCCCAACATTCCCACCAATGCTGACACATGAAGGCTTGAAAACATGTCACATATTGAATAACGCTTTCCAGAGAACCCCCTCCAAGCACTCTGACACCCTCCCTGCATTCAGCCTATATGTCTTGTCTGCAAACAGTCCTTTTGACCTTCTGTTAGGACTTTGCAGCCTCTCTGAACCTTGTCCAAAACAAGCACAATGTTTTTTTGATCTCTTATATAATCTTATCCAAACCCACGCAATTTCACAGTATGGAGACATGATAATAAAACAGTCACATAAATATTCTATAAGTTCCTGTGTGTTTTGGTGTTCTTACAAA
This is a stretch of genomic DNA from Oncorhynchus clarkii lewisi isolate Uvic-CL-2024 unplaced genomic scaffold, UVic_Ocla_1.0 unplaced_contig_780_pilon_pilon, whole genome shotgun sequence. It encodes these proteins:
- the LOC139402146 gene encoding WAP, Kazal, immunoglobulin, Kunitz and NTR domain-containing protein 2-like, with protein sequence MWWMLFPRWIWFLFGQCYVLLLIIDSCVRVKAMPMSMPNKVVYSHAGMCPNEMNPNLWVDAMSTCMRECELDRDCENFEKCCNNVCGNKSCVAARYMDIKGKKGPVGMPKGVKCDKFMCTQQGSECDIWEGQPVCKCRDRCEREPHFTCASDGMTYYNKCYMDAEACSKGISISVVTCRYHLTWPNTSPLPMETTLRPTTALLETTPPADIHPPMMLSNPTQQAVFVGETASFLCEVSGKPSPEVTWEKQLEGKENTVMRPNHVQGNVVVTNIGQLVIYNAQQQDAGIYTCTAKNLGGSVTSHYPLSVIQRDTGQKEGEVGNATNPFPFPAEECLKGPDSDDCGEESISWYYEAKRNNCFTFTYSQCNKNRNHFDSYETCMLSCGAELSAPCSLPSLQGPCKAYEPRWAYSSTLKQCQSFIWGGCGGNENNFESKEACEEMCPFPKNHNCKMCKPRGKMVTSFCKSDFIILGRVTELPEEQDSGHALITVEEILKDEKMGLKFFGQEPLEVTLMNMDWNCPCPNITMANGQLIIMGDVHNGMAVLQPDSFVGSSTARRVRKLREVIHKKTCDFLKEFPTNQ